Proteins encoded by one window of Mustelus asterias unplaced genomic scaffold, sMusAst1.hap1.1 HAP1_SCAFFOLD_79, whole genome shotgun sequence:
- the LOC144483805 gene encoding uncharacterized protein LOC144483805 produces MGVELHKREEEQAGSERFSGWKGKNSGQAASRIREKQWKCGDCGKRFKAPCELEIHRRSHTGEKPFICPDCGKGFSQLSNLLTHQKIHTGERPFTCSECGKGFTDSSRLLIHGRIHTGERPFTCIECGKGFGDSSSLRRHKRVHTGERSFACSVCGKGFTLSSNLRRHQRIHAREKLFSCSECGKGFSDSSALQKHQRVHTGQRPFTCTVCGKGFSASSTLQNHQAVHTGERSFTCSVCGKGFTQLSTLLRHQAVHTGERPFPCSVCGKGFTRSTSLLTHQRIHSGERPFSCTECGKGFTDSSCLWKHRRVHTGERPFICCVCGKGFSESSSLRAHRRVHTGEKPFTCSECGKGFADPSSLRKHKQVHTEERGCSPALSVGKDSLSHPTC; encoded by the exons ATGGGGGTTGagcttcaca AAAGAGAAGAGGAACAGGCAGGGTCTGAGAGGTTTTCAGGATGGAAGGGGAAGAATTCA GGACAGGCGGCCTCCCGCATCAgggagaaacagtggaaatgtggggactgtgggaaaagattcaaaGCACCATGTGAGCTGgagattcatcgacgcagtcacactggggagaagccattcatctgccctgattgtgggaagggattctctcagttatccaacctgctgacacatcagaaaattcacactggggagaggccattcacctgctctgaatgtgggaagggtttcactgaTTCATCCCGTCTTCTGATACATGGACGcattcacacgggggagaggcctttcacctgcattGAGTGTGGGAAAGGGTTCGGAGATTCATCCAGCCTCCGgagacacaagcgagttcacactggggagaggtcatttgcttgctcagtgtgtgggaagggattcactctttcatccaacctgcggagacaccagcgaatacacgccagggagaagctgttcagctgctcagagtgtgggaagggattcagtgattcctctgctctgcagaagcaccagagagttcacaccgggcagaggccgttcacctgcaccgtgtgtgggaagggattcagtgcatcatctaccctgcagaaccaccaggcagttcacactggggagaggtcattcacctgctccgtgtgtgggaagggattcactcagttatcaacCTTGCTGCGACACCAggcagttcacactggagagaggccattcccctgctctgtgtgtgggaagggatttactaggTCCACtagtctgctgacacaccagcgaattcactctggagagagaccgttcagttgcactgagtgtgggaagggattcactgattcctcCTGCCTCTGgaaacaccggcgagttcacaccggggagaggccattcatctgctgtgtgtgtgggaagggattctctgaGTCGTCCAGTCTGCGCGCACACcgtcgagttcacaccggggagaagcctttcacctgctctgaatgtgggaagggatttgctgatcCTTCCAGCCTGCGGAAACACAAGCAAGTTCACACGGaggagagaggctgttcacctgctctgagtgtaggaaaggattcactgagtcatccaacctgctga
- the LOC144483838 gene encoding uncharacterized protein LOC144483838 translates to MEKPWKCVDCGKRYRVPSLLDAHRRSHTGERPFICFQCGKGFTLSSSLQTHQRVHTGERPFTCSQCGKGFTQSSSLQSHQRVHTGERPFTCPQCGKGFTQSSDLLAHKRIHTGERPFTCSQCGKGFTHLSNLRTHKRIHTGERPFTCPQCGKGFTQLSNLRAHQRVHTGERPFTCSQCGEGFTQSSNLQIHQRVHTSSSALSVGRDSVIHPAC, encoded by the coding sequence atggagaaaccatggaaatgtgtggactgtgggaagagatacagagtcccatctctgctggatgctcatcggcgcagccacactggggagaggccgttcatctgctttcagtgtgggaagggattcactctgtcatccagcctgcagacacaccagcgagttcacactggggagaggccattcacctgctctcagtgtgggaagggattcactcagtcatccagcctgcagtcacaccagcgagttcacactggggagaggccgttcacctgccctcagtgtgggaagggattcactcagtcatccgaccTGTTGGCACacaagcgaattcacactggggagagaccgttcacctgctctcagtgtgggaagggattcactcatttatccaacctgcggacacataagcgcattcacactggggagaggccattcacctgccctcagtgtgggaagggattcactcagttatccaacctgcgggcacaccagcgagttcacactggggagaggcccttcacctgctctcaatgtggggagggattcactcagtcatccaacctgcagatacatcagcgagttcacactagctcatctgctctcagtgtgggaagggattctgtgattcatccagcctgctga